The sequence AACTCTGAGGTCGACTCCCCCACACTGCCGGTTAAACTCAAACTCGGAAAGTAACGGGTATAAGTCGCATCTTTACTGGCGAGTGCTGAACGTAATTGATATAAAGATGCCTTCACATCAGGGCGTCTCACCAATAGATCCGCTGGCATCCCCACGGCAATCTCCGGCACAGCAACATCAGGTAAGGCGTTAATCTCAACGAAAGCCTCTCCAGGTGCTTGATTCAGTAAAATGGCAAGCGCATTTCCCGCCTCCGTTAACTGTTGAATAAGTTGACTATGGGATGCCTCTTGTCCCGCTAGGCTACGCTTGGCCTCTAACACATTGACTTGAGTCACCGCACCAGAATCATACTGACGCTGGGTTAATGCCAGTGTTTGTCGACTGTGGTCAATACTACGGCTGCTTAAAGCAATCCTTTGATTTAAATAGCCCATCTTCCAATAAAGCGATGCTGTAGTTGCCACTAAACTTTGAGTGGTACTTTCTCTATCCTCCGCACTCGCTAATGCCGACCACTGAGCTTGATCCATCTCTGCCGAGACTTTTCCCCATAAATCGACTTCATAACTGACTGAAAGCTTGGCCTGATAGCTCTTGGTTGATTCGCCACCATCTAGGGGGTTACTGCGCGATGCAGAAAGGTTTGAGGATAACTGCGGGTAAAGTGCATCTTGAGCAAGCCCTGCCTGTAAACGCGCCTTACGTAGTGTCAAGGTTGCAAGGGCTAAGTCATTGTTACTGCTTAGGACTTGGCTTACTAACTTATTAAGATCTGGCTGCTGAAACTGCTGCCACCAAGGATCAACTCTCACCTGTTCGTTGACCTGTGTATGCTGCCAATGACTTGGTATCGTCAACGCGGGGGGCTCAAAGTCTGAGCGCATAAAACTACCGCAGCCGCCGAGTAATGCAACACCTACAGCGATGGCGCAAGTACGTAACATAATTTTA is a genomic window of Shewanella putrefaciens containing:
- a CDS encoding efflux transporter outer membrane subunit, which produces MNNLILNRKIMLRTCAIAVGVALLGGCGSFMRSDFEPPALTIPSHWQHTQVNEQVRVDPWWQQFQQPDLNKLVSQVLSSNNDLALATLTLRKARLQAGLAQDALYPQLSSNLSASRSNPLDGGESTKSYQAKLSVSYEVDLWGKVSAEMDQAQWSALASAEDRESTTQSLVATTASLYWKMGYLNQRIALSSRSIDHSRQTLALTQRQYDSGAVTQVNVLEAKRSLAGQEASHSQLIQQLTEAGNALAILLNQAPGEAFVEINALPDVAVPEIAVGMPADLLVRRPDVKASLYQLRSALASKDATYTRYFPSLSLTGSVGESTSELKELLRNPVGSLGAGLVLPFLQWNQMQINNDIAEIDYQTAVVNYRKTLYSAFEDVDNAISAKQQFAYQGDKLQQQYNAAVAVEAIYESQYRHGAIGIQDWINAQENRRAAEASLLENRYNQLTAQATLYQALGGSDIAPEIAQISN